The Atribacterota bacterium genome has a segment encoding these proteins:
- the lptB gene encoding LPS export ABC transporter ATP-binding protein, which produces MEKILTEKLIKIYRKRKVVDEINLEINRGEVVGLLGSNGAGKTTTFYMIVGLIRPDKGKVFFKGKDITHSPMYKRSRMGLGYLSQEPSIFRKLSVRENILLILEATGVDRIEREKRCQNMLKELEISHLSEYKGYMLSGGERRRVEIARTLATSPSFILLDEPFTGIDPIAIYDIQEIIGYLKEKGLGILVTDHNVRETMKITDRTYIMHDGKILASGNPSEVANSEISRKYYLGERFAL; this is translated from the coding sequence TTGGAAAAAATATTGACGGAAAAATTAATAAAAATTTACCGTAAAAGAAAAGTTGTTGATGAAATTAATCTGGAGATTAATAGAGGAGAGGTAGTTGGTTTGCTTGGTTCAAACGGAGCGGGTAAAACCACTACCTTTTATATGATTGTCGGTTTAATACGTCCTGACAAGGGGAAAGTATTTTTTAAAGGAAAAGATATAACTCATAGCCCTATGTACAAGAGGTCAAGGATGGGGTTAGGTTATCTTTCACAGGAGCCATCCATATTTAGAAAACTGTCTGTTCGGGAAAACATCCTGCTGATATTAGAGGCAACAGGGGTTGACCGTATAGAGCGCGAAAAAAGATGTCAAAATATGCTGAAAGAGTTAGAAATATCCCACTTATCAGAATATAAAGGGTACATGCTTTCCGGTGGAGAGCGAAGAAGAGTGGAAATTGCCCGGACTTTAGCCACATCACCCTCATTTATTCTGCTTGATGAGCCATTTACCGGAATTGACCCTATCGCAATCTATGATATTCAGGAAATCATTGGATATCTTAAAGAAAAAGGATTGGGTATACTGGTAACGGATCATAATGTAAGGGAAACTATGAAAATTACTGACCGCACCTATATTATGCATGATGGGAAAATATTAGCCTCAGGGAATCCTTCTGAAGTTGCCAATTCGGAAATCAGCCGGAAGTACTATTTAGGAGAAAGATTCGCGTTGTAA